A single Phytohabitans houttuyneae DNA region contains:
- a CDS encoding DUF1152 domain-containing protein encodes MTSPAAPPGKADTFSLAAPPLLAALAPARNILIAGAGGGFDVYAGLPLALSLWHGGARVHLANLSFSELELVDRATWETEHVAAVTPDSASPDWYFPERTLARWLAAQDLPSTVYAFPPLGVQTLREAYRHLVQRLDIDAVVLVDGGTDILLRGDEAALGTPVEDITSLGAVAGIDLPVKLVTCLGFGIDAYHGVNHVQVLENLAALDRDGGYLGALSIPGRSREAALYREAVAHTQAATPQRPSIVHGQIAAATSGEFGDVQFTRRTRGSALFVNPLMAIYFTVDLDMLAARCLYLDRIENTYGRRQVIGRIEAFRDEVSTRLPRAYPH; translated from the coding sequence GTGACGAGCCCTGCCGCACCGCCGGGAAAGGCGGACACGTTCTCGCTGGCCGCTCCTCCACTCCTCGCCGCTCTCGCCCCCGCCCGCAACATCCTGATCGCCGGTGCCGGCGGCGGCTTCGACGTGTACGCGGGGCTGCCGCTGGCCCTGTCCTTGTGGCACGGCGGCGCGCGGGTGCACCTGGCCAACCTGTCCTTCTCCGAGCTCGAGCTGGTCGACCGCGCCACGTGGGAGACCGAGCACGTCGCGGCCGTGACGCCGGACTCGGCCAGCCCGGACTGGTACTTCCCCGAGCGGACGCTCGCCCGCTGGCTGGCCGCGCAGGACCTGCCGTCGACGGTGTACGCGTTCCCGCCGCTCGGCGTGCAGACGCTGCGCGAGGCGTACCGCCACCTGGTCCAGCGCCTGGACATCGACGCGGTGGTGCTGGTCGACGGCGGTACTGACATCCTGCTGCGCGGCGACGAAGCGGCCCTCGGCACACCGGTGGAGGACATCACCAGCCTCGGCGCTGTGGCCGGCATCGACCTGCCGGTGAAGCTGGTGACCTGCCTGGGCTTCGGCATCGACGCGTACCACGGCGTCAACCACGTCCAGGTGCTGGAAAACCTCGCCGCGCTCGACCGCGACGGCGGCTACCTCGGCGCGCTGTCCATCCCCGGCCGCAGCCGGGAGGCGGCCCTGTACCGCGAGGCCGTCGCCCACACCCAGGCGGCCACGCCGCAGCGGCCGAGCATCGTCCACGGCCAGATCGCGGCCGCCACGAGCGGCGAGTTCGGCGACGTCCAGTTCACCCGGCGCACGCGGGGCAGCGCCCTGTTCGTCAACCCGCTGATGGCCATCTACTTCACCGTTGACCTGGACATGCTCGCCGCACGCTGCCTGTACCTCGACCGCATCGAGAACACCTACGGCCGGCGCCAGGTGATCGGCCGGATCGAAGCGTTCCGCGATGAGGTCTCGACCCGACTTCCCCGCGCGTACCCCCACTGA
- a CDS encoding flavin reductase family protein, producing MTPLSSSPEARVGGARELIGTAPPVDRFRDLMAAWPTGVAVVTGTDGARPLGCTVTALTSVSVDPPLLLVSLATGSRTLAAVQRNGRFGVCVLSAAQHHLARAFAAGEPTARFDGVPFRWNLGVPLLQGTATGAVCVVGRTVTVADHVLVLGRPMWLAGDPGIDPVIWYRREAHALAGIRADAATPGGF from the coding sequence ATGACGCCTCTTTCTTCAAGCCCTGAGGCGCGGGTCGGCGGCGCGCGAGAGCTGATCGGCACGGCGCCGCCGGTGGACCGCTTCCGCGACCTCATGGCTGCCTGGCCCACCGGGGTGGCGGTGGTCACCGGCACGGACGGGGCACGGCCGCTCGGTTGTACCGTCACCGCGCTCACCTCCGTGTCGGTGGACCCGCCGCTGCTGCTCGTCTCGCTCGCCACGGGCAGCCGCACGCTTGCCGCGGTACAGCGGAACGGGCGGTTCGGTGTCTGCGTGCTGTCGGCGGCGCAGCACCACCTGGCCCGCGCGTTCGCCGCGGGCGAGCCGACCGCCCGGTTCGACGGGGTGCCGTTCCGCTGGAACCTCGGAGTGCCGCTCCTGCAGGGGACAGCCACCGGCGCCGTCTGCGTGGTCGGCAGAACGGTCACTGTCGCCGACCACGTGCTGGTGCTCGGACGGCCGATGTGGCTGGCCGGCGACCCGGGCATCGATCCGGTTATCTGGTACCGCCGGGAGGCGCACGCGCTCGCCGGGATCCGTGCGGACGCGGCCACCCCCGGGGGGTTCTGA
- a CDS encoding class I SAM-dependent methyltransferase yields MVRKSVSYDTELERYNEVLHRACGVRPHEQVLDIGCGSGQTTREAARAARDGGALGLDISAPAIERARELARAEGLGNVTFERADVQAHRFAPERFDLAISRFGTMFFDDPVAAFANVGRALRPAGRLAMIVWQSRSRNEWDVAIRQCLGVSEEDTAGPDAFTLADPATVERILAAAGFADIALTDVNQPVYFGPDVDAALDWVRGFTCTSEALERLDAADAAAAVGRLSAMLAAHLGDDGVWFDSRAWLVTARRRPA; encoded by the coding sequence ATGGTGCGAAAATCTGTCAGCTACGACACCGAGTTGGAGCGGTACAACGAGGTGCTGCACAGGGCGTGTGGCGTGCGGCCGCACGAGCAGGTCCTCGACATCGGCTGCGGGAGCGGCCAGACGACCCGGGAGGCCGCGCGTGCCGCGCGGGACGGCGGTGCGCTCGGCCTCGACATCTCCGCGCCGGCCATCGAGCGGGCCCGCGAGCTCGCGCGGGCCGAAGGGCTCGGCAACGTGACGTTCGAGCGTGCCGACGTGCAGGCCCACCGCTTCGCGCCGGAGCGTTTCGACCTGGCGATCAGCAGGTTCGGCACGATGTTCTTCGACGACCCGGTCGCCGCGTTCGCCAACGTCGGGCGGGCGCTGCGTCCGGCCGGGCGGCTGGCGATGATCGTCTGGCAGTCCCGCTCACGCAACGAGTGGGACGTCGCGATCCGCCAGTGCCTCGGGGTCTCCGAGGAGGACACGGCCGGACCCGACGCGTTTACGCTGGCCGATCCCGCGACGGTGGAGCGGATCCTGGCGGCTGCGGGGTTCGCCGACATCGCGTTGACCGATGTCAACCAGCCGGTCTACTTCGGCCCGGACGTGGACGCCGCGCTCGACTGGGTGCGCGGCTTCACGTGTACCAGCGAGGCTTTGGAGCGGCTGGATGCCGCGGACGCCGCGGCAGCGGTCGGGCGCCTGAGCGCGATGCTCGCGGCGCATCTGGGCGACGACGGCGTCTGGTTCGACTCCCGCGCCTGGCTGGTCACCGCGCGCCGCCGTCCGGCGTGA
- a CDS encoding VOC family protein: MPLDAHHVRASIAVSDIARAVAFYEGKLGLRALESGPSAHIADGSRVYGSGGGPALNVYESATAGTTAATLATWYVDDLDQVVDELVSSGVEFTRYDQFEHDAKGITARAGGGRIAWFQDPDGNTFALEADA, encoded by the coding sequence ATGCCCTTGGACGCCCATCACGTCAGAGCTTCGATCGCCGTGTCCGACATCGCGCGCGCGGTCGCGTTCTACGAAGGCAAGCTGGGCCTGCGGGCGCTGGAGTCCGGCCCCAGCGCCCACATCGCCGACGGCAGCCGCGTCTACGGTTCCGGTGGCGGCCCCGCGCTGAACGTGTACGAGTCGGCCACCGCGGGGACGACGGCGGCGACACTGGCGACCTGGTACGTCGACGACCTCGACCAGGTCGTCGACGAGCTCGTCTCCTCCGGCGTCGAGTTCACCCGCTACGACCAGTTCGAGCACGACGCCAAGGGGATCACCGCTCGGGCCGGCGGCGGCCGCATCGCGTGGTTTCAGGACCCGGACGGCAACACCTTCGCCCTCGAGGCCGACGCCTGA
- a CDS encoding helix-turn-helix transcriptional regulator, whose amino-acid sequence MPKTSTRLLALLSLLQARRDWPGALLAERLAVSPRTVRRDVDRLRELGYPIAAVKGPDGGYRLGAGTHLPPLLFDDEQAVALAVALQSASASGAGIEEAAARALHTVRQVMPSRLRHRIDTLQVVAAERPAAPRADSGVLMALAAAIHAHQVLRFDYRPASPPEADHGGPPTPPRRVQPHHLVTWGGRWYLVAWDLDRDDWRTFRADRIVPRSPTGPAFAPRTLPGESVAAFVTSRFRGSSSTGDWPCRGEVILDLPAAGVAPFAGDGIVEALGPDRCRLTLGSWSWPGLAAAIGRFDADIEVVGPAELKTAFADLARRYSRAASGCAPG is encoded by the coding sequence ATGCCGAAGACCTCCACGCGGCTGCTGGCGCTGCTGTCGCTGCTGCAGGCGCGCCGGGACTGGCCGGGAGCCCTGCTCGCCGAGCGGCTGGCGGTCAGCCCGCGCACCGTGCGCCGCGACGTCGACCGCCTGCGCGAGCTCGGCTATCCCATCGCGGCCGTCAAGGGGCCGGACGGCGGCTACCGGCTCGGCGCCGGCACCCACCTCCCGCCGCTGCTGTTCGACGACGAGCAGGCCGTCGCCCTCGCCGTCGCGCTGCAGAGCGCCAGCGCAAGCGGTGCGGGCATCGAGGAGGCGGCCGCACGGGCGCTGCACACCGTCCGGCAGGTCATGCCCTCGCGGCTGCGCCACCGCATCGACACCCTCCAGGTGGTCGCGGCCGAGCGGCCCGCGGCGCCACGGGCGGACAGCGGTGTACTGATGGCGCTCGCCGCCGCCATCCACGCCCACCAGGTGCTGCGCTTCGACTACCGGCCCGCGTCCCCGCCAGAGGCCGACCACGGCGGGCCGCCGACCCCGCCCCGCCGCGTGCAGCCGCACCACCTCGTCACCTGGGGCGGCCGCTGGTACCTCGTCGCCTGGGACCTGGACCGCGACGACTGGCGCACCTTCCGCGCGGACCGCATCGTCCCGCGCAGCCCGACCGGGCCCGCCTTCGCCCCGCGGACGCTTCCCGGAGAAAGCGTCGCCGCCTTCGTCACCAGCAGGTTTCGCGGCTCGAGCAGCACCGGCGACTGGCCGTGCCGCGGCGAGGTGATCCTCGACCTGCCCGCCGCCGGGGTGGCACCGTTCGCCGGCGACGGGATCGTCGAGGCGCTCGGGCCGGACCGCTGCCGGCTCACCCTCGGCTCGTGGTCGTGGCCGGGCCTGGCCGCGGCGATCGGCAGGTTCGACGCCGACATCGAGGTGGTCGGACCGGCCGAGCTCAAAACCGCCTTCGCGGACCTGGCACGCCGCTACAGCCGCGCCGCCTCGGGTTGCGCGCCTGGCTGA
- a CDS encoding gas vesicle protein K: MTAQPRGDPGGQGWRPPRVTPLDQRVPIDRDSVERGLAGLVLTIVELLRQLMERQALRRMDVGDLTDEQVERIGLTLMALDEQMVRLREHFGLSPEDLNIDLGPLGPLLPR; encoded by the coding sequence ATGACCGCGCAGCCGCGAGGCGATCCGGGCGGGCAGGGCTGGCGTCCGCCGCGGGTGACGCCGCTGGACCAGCGCGTACCGATCGACCGCGACTCCGTCGAGCGCGGCCTCGCCGGCTTGGTGCTGACGATCGTGGAGCTGCTGCGCCAGCTGATGGAGCGGCAGGCGCTGCGCCGGATGGACGTCGGCGACCTGACCGACGAACAGGTCGAGCGGATCGGACTCACGCTGATGGCGCTCGACGAGCAGATGGTCCGCCTGCGTGAGCACTTCGGCCTCTCACCCGAGGACCTGAACATCGACCTCGGCCCGCTCGGCCCGCTCCTGCCGAGGTGA
- a CDS encoding multicopper oxidase family protein has translation MQPPQRTVERRPAVGGARALLVAILLTVGTAAVWLVLPPDVLGGGDPSGVRQIGVAALVVAPLALLAVGAMAWLARRQGWHDRGPRRLLVQAAVAAGLFTALVLATAPLQQMASQRLAQGPLAPNLAAVGYDTSCSAMFNAAECREYLADYGNLDAASLARVHHAMMRETDHSPAEHAAITAPFDPRQDAALGPDAMAFAIQDSFVVFLFALPLTAGGLFLTVRLAPSAVVPARQRRTRLVRVRTRWAAAGVAVLVAVVGNFVLSSAATAQAVVPFSVPLRIPPVLQGSQVTIQMRQADVQIMPTGPPTRMWTYNGIFPGPTIRRPSGQTSRITFRNDLPANFGQATIHHHGSHSRPSEDGQPDDFLIPRGRQRTYVYEHMERGEPEWAVTQWYHDHRMDVTGRNVWNGLAGLFILDDAFDSALPLPKGEFDIPLVIADRTFDANNQIPYNFSIVGTLGDTWLVNGRPQPYFHVGDRKYRVRILNAANRRPLVLGLSNGAPITQIGTDAGLLPAPVQRTSIIVQPAERVEVVLDFAGLLGQNLLLMDTNTPATPGNPPKELMQFRVSRDLRETSSVPASLRPVPVFPAPSKDRSFVLRATTDAAGVPTQWTINGQPFQSGRIDADPVLNSTERWNFFNDSPQPHAIHLHDVDWRLVRRFQLAFDAGGNPVPGAELPIQPAEAGLKETFLIPPQTGFSVLTTFTDHVGPYMFHCHMLEHEDMAMMATFNVRAA, from the coding sequence ATGCAACCACCACAGAGGACGGTCGAGAGAAGACCCGCGGTGGGCGGCGCCCGCGCGCTGCTCGTCGCGATTCTCCTGACCGTCGGCACAGCCGCCGTATGGCTGGTCCTCCCACCAGACGTGCTCGGCGGCGGTGACCCGTCGGGCGTACGGCAGATCGGTGTCGCCGCACTCGTCGTAGCGCCGTTGGCCCTGCTGGCCGTCGGTGCCATGGCGTGGCTGGCGCGGCGGCAGGGCTGGCACGACCGCGGTCCCCGCCGGCTGCTGGTCCAAGCGGCTGTCGCGGCCGGATTGTTCACCGCGCTCGTGCTGGCCACCGCGCCCCTGCAGCAGATGGCCTCGCAACGGCTGGCCCAGGGGCCCCTCGCGCCCAACCTCGCCGCGGTCGGCTACGACACGTCCTGCTCGGCGATGTTCAACGCCGCCGAGTGCCGTGAGTACCTCGCGGACTACGGCAACCTGGACGCGGCGAGCCTCGCCCGGGTGCATCACGCGATGATGCGGGAGACCGACCACTCGCCGGCCGAGCACGCGGCGATCACCGCACCCTTCGACCCGCGGCAGGACGCCGCCCTCGGACCTGACGCGATGGCCTTCGCCATCCAGGACTCGTTCGTGGTGTTCCTGTTCGCACTACCGCTCACCGCAGGTGGGCTCTTCCTGACCGTCCGCCTGGCACCCTCCGCCGTGGTGCCGGCACGACAGCGCCGTACCCGCCTGGTGCGGGTGCGCACGCGCTGGGCCGCCGCCGGGGTCGCCGTGCTGGTGGCCGTGGTCGGCAACTTCGTACTCTCCTCGGCCGCCACAGCGCAGGCGGTCGTGCCGTTCAGCGTGCCGCTGCGCATCCCGCCGGTACTGCAGGGATCGCAGGTGACCATCCAGATGCGCCAGGCCGACGTGCAGATCATGCCGACCGGCCCACCAACTCGCATGTGGACCTACAACGGGATATTCCCCGGCCCGACGATCCGGCGGCCCTCCGGCCAGACCAGCCGGATCACCTTCCGCAACGACCTGCCGGCGAACTTCGGCCAGGCGACCATCCACCACCACGGCAGCCACTCACGGCCCAGTGAGGACGGCCAGCCCGACGACTTCCTCATCCCCCGGGGCAGGCAACGCACGTACGTGTACGAGCACATGGAGCGCGGCGAGCCAGAGTGGGCCGTCACGCAGTGGTATCACGACCACCGGATGGACGTGACCGGACGCAACGTCTGGAACGGACTGGCCGGCCTGTTCATCCTCGACGACGCCTTCGACTCCGCGCTGCCGCTGCCGAAGGGTGAGTTCGACATACCCCTGGTCATCGCCGACCGCACCTTCGACGCCAACAACCAGATCCCCTACAACTTCAGCATCGTCGGCACGCTGGGCGACACGTGGCTGGTCAACGGCCGGCCGCAGCCGTACTTCCACGTCGGCGACCGCAAGTACCGGGTCCGCATCCTCAACGCGGCCAACCGGCGACCGCTCGTGCTGGGTCTGAGCAACGGCGCTCCGATCACCCAGATCGGCACCGACGCCGGCCTGCTGCCGGCACCGGTGCAGCGCACGTCGATCATCGTGCAGCCGGCCGAGCGGGTGGAGGTCGTACTCGACTTCGCGGGCCTGCTGGGTCAGAACCTGCTGCTGATGGACACCAACACCCCGGCGACGCCGGGCAACCCACCGAAGGAGCTCATGCAGTTCCGGGTCAGCCGTGACCTCAGGGAGACCAGCTCGGTGCCGGCGTCACTGCGCCCGGTACCGGTGTTCCCGGCACCGTCCAAGGACCGGTCGTTCGTGCTCCGCGCGACCACCGACGCCGCCGGTGTCCCCACACAGTGGACGATCAACGGTCAGCCGTTCCAGTCCGGCCGGATCGACGCCGACCCGGTGCTGAACTCGACCGAGCGGTGGAACTTCTTCAACGACTCACCGCAGCCACACGCCATCCACCTGCACGACGTCGACTGGAGGCTGGTGCGGCGGTTCCAGCTTGCCTTCGACGCGGGCGGCAACCCAGTGCCGGGAGCCGAGCTGCCCATCCAGCCGGCCGAGGCGGGGCTGAAGGAGACCTTCCTGATCCCGCCGCAGACCGGGTTCTCCGTCCTGACCACCTTCACCGATCACGTCGGTCCGTACATGTTCCACTGCCACATGCTGGAGCATGAGGACATGGCGATGATGGCGACCTTCAACGTGCGAGCCGCCTGA
- a CDS encoding DUF4395 domain-containing protein, with protein MVGSLFSFPNPVNEVSARLVAGGVVVLSVAAIALDLPWLTAVIAYGFVARVLTGPKLSPLGLLVTRVVTPRLPVPAKLVPGPPKRFAQGIGAVLTVSAAVLALGFAQHTAAYALLGAVIVAAVLESVFAFCVGCTIFAGLMRLGWIPEAVCAECNDIWSRAPASG; from the coding sequence ATGGTCGGCTCGCTGTTCAGCTTTCCCAATCCGGTCAACGAGGTCTCCGCCCGGCTCGTCGCCGGCGGAGTGGTGGTCCTGTCGGTGGCGGCGATTGCGCTGGACCTGCCCTGGCTCACGGCCGTGATCGCCTACGGCTTCGTCGCGCGCGTGCTCACCGGGCCGAAGCTCAGCCCGCTCGGCCTGCTCGTCACCCGGGTGGTCACGCCGCGGCTGCCGGTACCGGCCAAGCTCGTGCCCGGCCCGCCCAAGCGGTTCGCGCAGGGGATCGGTGCCGTGCTGACCGTCAGCGCCGCCGTCCTGGCGCTGGGCTTCGCCCAGCACACCGCGGCGTACGCCCTGCTCGGCGCCGTCATCGTGGCGGCCGTCCTGGAGTCGGTGTTCGCCTTCTGCGTCGGCTGCACGATCTTCGCCGGGCTCATGCGCCTGGGGTGGATCCCCGAGGCGGTCTGTGCCGAGTGCAACGACATCTGGAGCCGCGCGCCCGCGAGCGGGTAG
- a CDS encoding TetR/AcrR family transcriptional regulator produces the protein MTRIGRPRSFDDAQVVDQAKEIFWRRGYAGTSMRELKGELGVLPGSLYGAFGDKHALFLRALDRYAEQAGEAAAALQPSGPGLASVRQLLTDAVDAARSTPGRGCMLGNTAMEVLPDDEEAGQIVRRALGELESGIERALVDAQRAGEIRDDVDCGAYARVLLALLQGLHVIARAEREPHRLGDAIDAALAAITT, from the coding sequence ATGACACGCATCGGCCGGCCGCGCTCCTTCGACGACGCCCAGGTCGTCGACCAGGCGAAGGAGATCTTCTGGCGCCGGGGTTACGCCGGCACGTCGATGCGCGAGCTCAAGGGCGAGCTGGGCGTGCTGCCCGGCAGCCTCTACGGAGCATTCGGCGACAAGCACGCGCTCTTCCTGCGAGCCCTCGATCGGTACGCGGAGCAGGCGGGTGAGGCGGCCGCCGCGCTCCAGCCGAGCGGGCCGGGCCTGGCCAGCGTGCGGCAGCTGCTGACCGACGCGGTGGACGCGGCGCGGTCCACGCCCGGCCGCGGCTGCATGCTCGGCAACACGGCCATGGAAGTGCTTCCCGACGACGAGGAGGCTGGGCAGATCGTCCGGCGCGCACTCGGCGAGCTCGAATCCGGGATCGAGCGGGCGCTCGTCGACGCGCAGCGCGCCGGCGAAATCCGCGACGACGTGGACTGCGGTGCGTACGCCCGCGTGCTACTGGCGTTGCTCCAGGGCCTGCACGTCATCGCCCGGGCCGAGCGCGAGCCGCACCGGCTCGGCGACGCGATCGACGCTGCCCTGGCGGCGATCACGACTTAG
- a CDS encoding LLM class flavin-dependent oxidoreductase: protein MALTFHWFLPTNGDSRDVVGGGHGVPTGRAGGARPPSVAYLGQIARSAEQLGFEGALTPTGAWCEDAWLTTAMLAPVTERLKFLVAFRPGLLSPTLAAQMAATYQRLSGGRLLLNVVTGGESREQRGYGDFLDKDDRYARTDEFLHIVRSLWSGEEVTHDGEHLRVEQARLTNPPDPLPPVYFGGSSRAAGPVAARHSDVYLTWGEPPGQVAEKLAWIRGLAQRAGRELRYGIRLHVISRDTSEEAWAQARRLLAGISESDIRAVQEGLARSESEGQKRMLALHGGQRDSLEISPNLWAGVGLVRGGAGTALVGSHTEVADRITEYHALGLTEFILSGYPHLEEAYWFGEGVLPILAARGLWRHPDGTQPVAEARIPFAGVGRT from the coding sequence ATGGCACTGACGTTCCACTGGTTTCTGCCCACAAACGGTGACAGCCGCGACGTCGTCGGCGGCGGCCATGGTGTGCCCACGGGCCGCGCCGGCGGCGCCCGCCCGCCGTCGGTCGCGTACCTCGGCCAGATCGCCCGCTCCGCCGAGCAGTTGGGCTTCGAAGGCGCGCTGACGCCTACGGGTGCGTGGTGCGAGGACGCGTGGCTGACCACCGCGATGCTGGCGCCGGTGACCGAACGGCTGAAGTTTCTCGTGGCGTTCCGCCCGGGTTTGTTGTCGCCGACCCTCGCGGCGCAGATGGCCGCGACCTACCAGCGGCTGTCGGGTGGGCGGCTGCTGCTCAACGTGGTCACCGGCGGCGAGTCGCGAGAGCAGCGCGGCTACGGTGACTTTCTCGACAAGGACGACCGCTACGCCCGCACCGACGAGTTCCTCCACATCGTCCGGTCACTGTGGAGCGGCGAGGAAGTGACCCACGACGGCGAGCACCTGCGGGTGGAGCAGGCCCGCCTCACGAACCCGCCGGACCCGCTGCCGCCGGTCTACTTCGGAGGCTCGTCGCGGGCGGCCGGTCCGGTGGCGGCCCGCCACAGCGACGTGTACCTCACCTGGGGTGAGCCTCCCGGCCAGGTCGCGGAGAAGCTCGCCTGGATCCGCGGGCTCGCCCAGCGGGCCGGCCGCGAACTGCGCTACGGCATCCGCCTGCACGTCATCTCCCGGGACACGAGCGAGGAGGCGTGGGCGCAGGCGCGGCGCCTGCTCGCCGGGATCAGCGAGAGTGACATCCGCGCGGTGCAGGAAGGCCTGGCCCGCAGCGAGTCCGAGGGGCAGAAGCGGATGCTCGCCCTGCACGGCGGGCAGCGCGACTCCCTCGAGATCTCGCCCAACCTCTGGGCCGGAGTCGGCCTCGTCCGCGGCGGCGCCGGCACCGCGCTCGTGGGCAGCCACACCGAGGTCGCCGACCGCATCACCGAATACCACGCGCTGGGCCTGACCGAGTTCATCCTTTCCGGCTATCCGCACCTGGAGGAGGCGTACTGGTTCGGCGAGGGCGTCCTGCCGATCCTCGCGGCGCGCGGCCTGTGGCGGCATCCGGACGGCACCCAACCGGTGGCGGAAGCGCGCATCCCGTTCGCCGGCGTGGGCCGGACCTAG
- a CDS encoding gas vesicle protein, whose translation MTEVPLPDAASDPRLYGSIALVDLLDRLLATGVVVSGDVVISIADVDLVRISLRALVASVGTSSPPDPVGTAG comes from the coding sequence ATGACAGAGGTACCGCTGCCGGACGCCGCGAGCGATCCGCGGCTGTACGGCTCGATCGCCCTGGTGGACCTGCTCGACCGGCTGCTCGCGACCGGCGTCGTGGTCTCCGGCGACGTCGTCATCTCCATCGCGGACGTCGACCTGGTCCGCATATCGCTGCGGGCTCTCGTCGCCTCGGTGGGGACGTCGTCCCCGCCCGATCCGGTGGGTACGGCCGGATGA
- a CDS encoding acyl-CoA dehydrogenase family protein has protein sequence MAWSGEPQAAKPGEARRFGTTLTRTEDGWVVDGTKAFATSATGADWAVLLVSLAGPGGARHAAAPESVLLLGCDLRHPSVTVDTSWWDPVGMRATASHVVRFDRTPVPAAWQLGQPGDYVRQSWQAAFIPHYAASFLGAAEGAYDYAIQYVEKQDKGGDPYVQQRVGSMAVDLDTARLWLRHVARLWDTGRIDEARIAGSRARHVVEHLALSTVDHCIRACGARSLVRPSPVERILRDLTFYVRHDNDDHLLATIGRAALGREHDASFFKP, from the coding sequence GTGGCCTGGAGCGGCGAGCCGCAGGCCGCCAAGCCCGGAGAGGCCCGCCGTTTCGGCACCACGCTCACCCGTACCGAGGACGGCTGGGTCGTCGACGGCACCAAGGCCTTCGCGACAAGCGCGACCGGCGCGGACTGGGCGGTCCTGCTGGTCAGCCTCGCCGGACCGGGCGGCGCCCGGCACGCGGCGGCGCCGGAGAGCGTGCTGCTGCTCGGCTGCGACCTGCGGCATCCCTCGGTCACTGTGGACACGTCGTGGTGGGACCCGGTCGGCATGCGGGCCACGGCCAGCCACGTGGTCCGCTTCGACCGGACGCCGGTGCCCGCGGCCTGGCAGCTCGGCCAGCCCGGCGACTACGTGCGCCAGAGCTGGCAGGCCGCGTTCATCCCGCACTACGCGGCGAGCTTCCTCGGCGCGGCCGAGGGGGCGTACGACTACGCGATCCAGTACGTGGAGAAGCAGGACAAGGGCGGCGACCCGTACGTGCAGCAGCGGGTCGGCAGCATGGCCGTCGACCTGGACACCGCCCGGCTGTGGCTGCGGCACGTGGCCCGGCTGTGGGACACCGGGCGCATCGACGAGGCCCGCATCGCCGGCAGCCGAGCCCGGCACGTGGTCGAGCACCTCGCGCTGTCCACCGTGGACCACTGCATCCGGGCCTGCGGCGCGCGCTCGCTCGTCCGGCCCAGCCCGGTCGAGCGGATCCTGCGCGACCTGACCTTCTACGTACGGCATGACAACGACGACCACCTCCTGGCCACGATCGGCCGCGCGGCCCTGGGACGCGAACATGACGCCTCTTTCTTCAAGCCCTGA
- a CDS encoding dihydrofolate reductase family protein, which yields MGRLFLHVNVSLDGYVNDAEGQIDWHFADEEFQRYIDDLLNGIEGMVFGRVAFQELAAYWPNAGPEASAVQVRRMHELPKYVLSRTLQHTDWHNSHIIAGDPIAVISKMKQQSSGDIALFAGGGAASSAASRGVIDEYRLVVNPVLLGGGTRLFDGPIPRTAMRLTGTRQFAGGALLLTYEPTTPAE from the coding sequence ATGGGGCGACTCTTTCTGCACGTCAACGTGTCATTGGACGGCTACGTCAACGACGCCGAAGGCCAGATTGACTGGCACTTCGCGGACGAGGAGTTTCAGCGCTACATCGACGACCTGCTCAACGGGATCGAGGGCATGGTGTTCGGGCGGGTGGCATTCCAGGAGCTGGCGGCCTACTGGCCGAATGCCGGACCGGAAGCCTCGGCGGTGCAGGTTCGGCGCATGCACGAGCTACCCAAATACGTGCTGTCGCGGACCCTTCAACACACCGACTGGCACAACTCCCACATCATCGCCGGTGATCCAATTGCGGTAATCAGCAAAATGAAGCAACAAAGCAGCGGAGACATCGCGCTATTTGCCGGTGGTGGAGCGGCGAGCAGCGCCGCCTCGCGGGGCGTCATCGACGAATACCGCCTCGTCGTCAACCCGGTGCTGCTCGGCGGGGGCACGCGCCTGTTCGACGGCCCAATTCCGCGCACCGCCATGCGGTTGACCGGCACGAGGCAATTCGCCGGAGGTGCACTGCTGCTGACGTACGAGCCGACCACTCCGGCGGAATAG